Proteins from one Lacrimispora sphenoides genomic window:
- a CDS encoding MetQ/NlpA family ABC transporter substrate-binding protein — MKKSLYVFSAALVAAAALTACAGSKEAPATPAATQAASSEETKAEETTAAETTGQLEKIIVGATPAPHAEILNAAKDILKEKGYELVVKEYTDYVQPNMALESGDLDANYFQHKPYLDQFNEQKGTDLVSAAAIHYEPFGIYAGKTDSIDKLADGAQIAVPNDVSNEARALLLLADQGLIGLKEGVELDATKNDIVKNDKNFKIVEVEAAQLPRSLGDVDVAVINGNYAIEAGLKVSDALAVEDAKSVAATLYSNIIAVRAGEESSEKTKALIEALTSDTVKKFIEDTYEGAVVPSF, encoded by the coding sequence ATGAAAAAGTCACTTTATGTATTTTCGGCTGCACTGGTTGCAGCAGCAGCGCTGACAGCATGCGCAGGAAGTAAGGAAGCGCCCGCAACACCTGCAGCAACCCAGGCTGCATCATCAGAGGAAACAAAAGCAGAAGAAACAACGGCAGCTGAAACGACCGGTCAGCTGGAGAAGATCATTGTCGGAGCAACTCCGGCTCCTCATGCAGAGATTTTAAATGCTGCAAAGGATATTTTAAAAGAAAAAGGCTATGAGCTGGTAGTCAAAGAATATACGGATTACGTGCAGCCAAACATGGCTCTTGAATCCGGGGACTTAGATGCCAACTATTTCCAGCACAAGCCATACCTGGATCAGTTCAATGAGCAGAAAGGAACCGATCTTGTAAGTGCGGCAGCCATTCATTATGAACCCTTCGGCATCTACGCAGGAAAGACAGATTCTATTGATAAGCTTGCTGACGGAGCCCAGATCGCAGTTCCAAATGATGTTTCCAACGAAGCAAGAGCTCTTCTTTTACTGGCAGACCAAGGTCTGATCGGATTAAAAGAAGGCGTTGAGCTGGATGCAACCAAGAATGATATTGTAAAGAACGATAAGAATTTTAAGATCGTTGAAGTAGAAGCTGCTCAGCTTCCCCGTTCTTTAGGCGATGTGGATGTGGCTGTTATCAATGGAAATTACGCCATTGAGGCAGGCTTAAAGGTATCCGATGCTCTGGCTGTGGAAGATGCAAAGTCTGTAGCAGCAACCCTTTACAGTAATATTATTGCGGTTCGTGCAGGTGAGGAAAGCAGCGAGAAGACCAAAGCTCTTATTGAGGCTTTAACAAGCGATACCGTTAAAAAGTTTATCGAAGACACCTACGAAGGTGCGGTAGTTCCTTCTTTCTAA
- a CDS encoding methionine ABC transporter permease produces MTFDATTIQMLITGIGESLFMTLTSSVFSYLIGIPLGIILIVTDKDGIHPIPWLQQVLGLVINLFRSIPFIILLIMVIPVTKMIVGTLLGPKAVIPPLVIAAAPYVARVVESSFKEVDSGVIEAAKSMGASTFQIICKVLLPEAKPSLLVGAALSVTTILSYSAMAGFVGGGGLGDIAIRYGYYRYQTQMMFVTVAILVIIVQIIQETGMKLSKKSDKRVK; encoded by the coding sequence ATGACCTTTGATGCGACAACGATACAAATGCTTATTACCGGTATAGGAGAGTCTTTGTTTATGACGCTGACATCTTCCGTTTTTTCTTATCTTATCGGTATCCCTCTGGGTATTATACTAATTGTTACAGATAAAGATGGAATTCATCCAATCCCCTGGCTCCAGCAGGTTTTGGGACTTGTTATCAATCTGTTCCGCTCCATACCTTTTATTATTTTGCTTATTATGGTAATACCCGTTACAAAAATGATTGTTGGAACGCTTCTGGGACCAAAGGCCGTGATTCCGCCTTTAGTAATAGCAGCAGCACCATATGTTGCCAGAGTGGTGGAGTCTTCTTTTAAGGAAGTGGACAGCGGTGTGATAGAAGCGGCGAAATCCATGGGTGCCTCTACGTTTCAAATTATATGTAAGGTTCTCCTCCCGGAGGCAAAGCCTTCCCTCTTAGTAGGAGCAGCACTTTCCGTAACAACCATATTGTCCTATTCCGCTATGGCCGGATTTGTAGGCGGCGGCGGTCTCGGTGATATTGCGATTCGATATGGATATTACCGTTATCAGACACAAATGATGTTTGTAACAGTCGCGATCCTTGTGATCATCGTCCAGATCATTCAGGAAACCGGAATGAAATTATCCAAAAAAAGCGACAAACGGGTTAAATAG
- a CDS encoding methionine ABC transporter ATP-binding protein: MQSAEPIIQLVGLGKEFRTTGGPIKALDDINLSIEQGEIFGIIGLSGAGKSTLVRCINYLEIPTSGDVLFENKSLTAMRPQEQRLARQSMGMIFQQFNLLAQRNVLQNVCFPLEIAKAPKKEGLKRAMELLEIVGLKDRAKAYPAQLSGGQKQRVAIARALATNPKVLLCDEATSALDPNTTKSILGLLKDINKTMGVTVVVITHEMSVIEAICDRVAIIDQSHIAEVGSVKEIFSEPKSKIGRQLILGEAAEQVSRFGGSKRVRISFDGRSSFEPVLANMILACKVPVNIMHAETRDINGTAMGQMVIQLPDNEVDQNRVLSYLKTAGITHEEVKKHDL, encoded by the coding sequence ATGCAGTCAGCAGAACCTATTATTCAGCTGGTGGGACTGGGAAAAGAGTTTCGTACCACAGGCGGCCCGATTAAGGCCCTAGACGATATCAACCTGTCCATAGAACAGGGAGAGATATTTGGAATTATCGGTTTAAGCGGAGCCGGAAAAAGTACTTTGGTCCGCTGTATCAATTATTTAGAAATACCGACATCAGGAGATGTACTTTTTGAAAACAAGAGTCTGACCGCCATGCGGCCTCAGGAGCAGAGACTGGCCAGACAGTCCATGGGCATGATTTTTCAGCAGTTCAACCTGCTGGCTCAAAGGAACGTTCTTCAGAATGTGTGCTTTCCGCTGGAAATCGCCAAGGCACCCAAAAAGGAAGGGTTAAAAAGAGCCATGGAGCTCTTGGAAATCGTGGGTCTTAAGGACCGGGCCAAGGCTTATCCGGCTCAACTCTCAGGTGGGCAGAAGCAAAGGGTAGCCATAGCAAGAGCTCTGGCAACCAATCCAAAGGTTCTCCTTTGCGATGAAGCCACAAGTGCGTTGGATCCAAATACCACAAAGTCCATACTTGGACTATTAAAAGATATTAACAAGACCATGGGAGTAACTGTGGTTGTTATCACCCATGAGATGTCAGTAATAGAAGCTATCTGTGACCGGGTGGCGATTATTGACCAGAGCCATATTGCAGAAGTGGGAAGCGTAAAGGAAATATTCTCTGAGCCAAAGTCAAAGATCGGCAGACAGCTTATATTAGGGGAAGCGGCGGAACAAGTCAGCCGTTTCGGCGGCTCCAAAAGAGTCCGGATTTCCTTTGACGGACGGTCTTCCTTTGAGCCGGTCCTCGCCAATATGATATTAGCCTGTAAGGTACCGGTGAACATTATGCATGCCGAGACCAGAGATATTAACGGAACCGCTATGGGACAGATGGTCATCCAGCTTCCAGATAATGAAGTTGACCAGAACCGGGTGCTTAGTTATTTAAAAACAGCAGGGATTACACATGAGGAGGTGAAGAAACATGACCTTTGA